Proteins encoded within one genomic window of Elephas maximus indicus isolate mEleMax1 chromosome 21, mEleMax1 primary haplotype, whole genome shotgun sequence:
- the IL17C gene encoding interleukin-17C translates to MMYLPGLLLLFWIPASLARHGAPLWRGPNTHETTHCYSADELPLGQPPRHLLPRGAKWEQALPVTLVSSLEVASRRRRHGRSLADTQCPVLQPEQVLEAEIHQRSISPWRYRIDTDENRYPQKLAFAECLCRGCISARTGRETPALNSVQLLQSLLVLKRRPCVPDGAGAPQPGAVTFHAEFIRVPVGCTCVLPRSTR, encoded by the exons TACCTCCCAGGCCTCCTGCTTCTGTTCTGGATACCTGCCAGCCTGGCCCGCCACGGTGCCCCACTCTGGAGGGGCCCCAACACCCATGAGACCACGCACTGTTACTCAGCTGATGAGCTGCCCCTGGGCCAGCCACCCCGACACCTGCTGCCTCGTGGAGCCAAGTGGGAGCAGGCTTTACCTGTGACCCTGGTGTCCAGCCTGGAGGTGGCAAGCCGCAGAAGGCGGCACGGAAGGTCCTTGGCCGACACCCAGTGCCCAGTGCTTCAACCCGAGCAGGTGTTAGAAGCGGAGATCCACCAGCGCTCCATCTCACCCTGGAGGTACCG CATCGACACGGACGAGAACCGCTATCCGCAGAAGCTGGCCTTCGCGGAGTGCCTGTGCCGGGGCTGCATCAGCGCGCGCACTGGTCGCGAGACGCCGGCGCTCAACTCCGTGCAGCTGCTCCAGAGCCTGCTGGTGCTGAAGCGCCGCCCGTGCGTCCCCGACGGCGCAGGCGCCCCCCAGCCCGGGGCCGTCACCTTCCACGCAGAGTTCATCCGTGTGCCAGTCGGCTGCACCTGCGTGCTGCCCAGGTCGACGCGGTGA
- the LOC126064990 gene encoding cytochrome b-245 light chain, with the protein MGQIEWAMWANEQALASGLILITGGIVATAGQFTLWYFGVYSIAAGVLVCLLEYPRGKRKKGSTMERCGQKYMTSVVKMFGPFTRNYYFRAFLHLVLSVPAGFLLATILGTACLAIASGIYLLAAIRGEKWIPIEQKPKERPQVGATIKQPPSNPPPRPPAEARKKPSEEQGEDAAIGGSPGGAQTNPIPVTDEVV; encoded by the exons TCCTTATCACTGGAGGCATTGTGGCTACTGCCGGCCAGTTCACCCTGTGGTACTTTGGGGTATACTCCAT TGCAGCAGGAGTCCTCGTCTGCCTGCTGGAGTACCCCCgggggaagaggaagaaaggctCCACCATGGAGCGCTG TGGACAGAAGTATATGACGTCTGTGGTGAAGATGTTTGGGCCCTTCACCAGAAATTACTACTTCCGGGCCTTCCTGCACCTTGT GCTGTCCGTACCTGCAGGCTTCCTGCTTGCCACCATTCTCGGGACTGCCTGCTTGGCCATCGCGAGTGGTATCTACCTGCTG GCCGCCATTCGCGGCGAGAAGTGGATCCCCATTGAGCAGAAACCCAAGGAGCGACCGCAGGTCGGCGCGACCATCAAGCAGCCTCCCAGCAAccccccgccccggcccccgGCCGAAGCCCGCAAGAAGCCGAGCGAGGAGCAAGGGGAGGACGCGGCGATTGGAGGCTCCCCGGGCGGCGCCCAGACTAACCCCATCCCCGTGACCGACGAGGTCGTGTGA